From Homalodisca vitripennis isolate AUS2020 chromosome 1, UT_GWSS_2.1, whole genome shotgun sequence, the proteins below share one genomic window:
- the LOC124373711 gene encoding lazarillo protein-like — translation MKAFVFVAAYLAVVAAECPNLTPVQSFDIAKYLGTWYHQASTENFASYGPSRCAKTEYTLDSTTGIVHIKNSLKSKFGEETITGSMELADPTKAEGKLNVTLQFPFGTAAGQVLVLATDYDNYAIIYTCRMFSGVPTKHAWILTREQHLDGDARAKVEALADVAFADISSQGGPKKSDFRKTGQENC, via the exons ATGAAGGCGTTCGTCTTTGTAGCAGCTTACCTGGCAGTAGTGGCAGCCGAGTGTCCTAACCTTACACCTGTACAGTCCTTCGATATCGCCAAG TATCTAGGCACCTGGTACCATCAGGCAAGTACCGAAAATTTCGCCTCTTATGGACCGAGCAGATGCGCTAAGACCGAATACACCTTGGATTCCACCACCGGCATCGTTCATATTAAAAACTCTCTAAAATCCAA attcGGCGAAGAGACAATAACCGGGTCCATGGAATTGGCTGACCCCACTAAGGCCGAGGGCAAGCTCAACGTCACGCTGCAGTTCCCTT TCGGCACTGCTGCAGGACAAGTGTTGGTGTTGGCAACCGACTACGATAACTACGCAATCATCTACACTTGCAGGATGTTCTCTGGTGTCCCCACAA AGCACGCCTGGATACTGACCAGAGAGCAGCACCTGGACGGCGATGCCAGGGCGAAAGTTGAGGCTCTGGCTGACGTCGCATTTGCCGACATTTCCAGCCAAGGTGGGCCAAAGAAGAGCGACTTCCGTAAAACCGGACAGGAAAACTGTTAA